The Halodesulfovibrio sp. MK-HDV genomic interval TCCTATTCTTTCTAAGGGATAGGAGTTGTCGTGTATCAACAAGTAAAGTGTGTTCAACAGAAGAGTCTTAGGTCATGTGGTCGGAGTGGAAGCGTGTATGAATTTAATTCCCGTTTGCAAGATATAATGCAAGTTCAATACGGTATAGAGACCGCTTTGCTGGAATCGGTGGTCAGGAATGCCACTGGCGAGGGTATTGGACGCCTGCACGAACTGGTATCGGCGCAGAAAACCGTGTTGCATTCAGATATGGAAACAAAACTTGTATTACGCAGCTTTTATGAAGAGCTATTCACTTTGGCTTCGA includes:
- a CDS encoding FCD domain-containing protein is translated as MYEFNSRLQDIMQVQYGIETALLESVVRNATGEGIGRLHELVSAQKTVLHSDMETKLVLRSFYEELFTLASNCMLSMLSVQLIPMFEEGRELYMAVAFNRKTLYEHNKKLVFCIEELDEVGACAALRGQLLRMGTYYSVYLN